In the Desertifilum tharense IPPAS B-1220 genome, one interval contains:
- a CDS encoding glycosyltransferase family 2 protein: MNNPRLSIIIPTYNRPHLLPRAVKSALEQTIEEIEVIVVDDGSKTPPQLEEHPKLKVIRFEQNQGNAVVRNAGAKAAKGQWISYLDDDDRLLPTFAETSLNALEKTHLPKPVAAISALAVVNNQGEVLQTRVPPTLPRGSYFFLEEIEPQYSFLSKQTLFIERELFLSIGGFDESFRSRVYTELYLRLNPICSLLGIPEVTYHLTAHEGPRVSRNPAFRQTSFEQLIAKHQNIFESHPKGFANFLYSHAQISSEQGQLFAAAKHLIWAMSVEPRHILGTLTWPYREKLKAQQLISHS, encoded by the coding sequence ATGAATAATCCTCGATTGAGTATTATTATTCCCACCTACAACCGCCCTCATTTACTTCCCCGTGCTGTTAAAAGTGCCTTAGAGCAAACCATAGAAGAGATTGAAGTGATTGTCGTTGATGATGGGTCTAAAACTCCACCTCAACTTGAAGAACATCCCAAACTCAAAGTGATTCGCTTTGAGCAAAATCAAGGAAATGCAGTAGTTCGCAATGCGGGTGCAAAAGCAGCCAAAGGACAGTGGATTTCCTACCTAGATGATGACGATCGATTATTACCTACATTTGCCGAAACATCCCTGAATGCACTAGAAAAAACGCATCTTCCCAAGCCGGTTGCTGCTATTTCTGCTCTTGCTGTCGTCAACAACCAAGGAGAAGTCCTTCAAACTCGCGTTCCTCCCACTTTACCGCGCGGTTCCTATTTCTTTTTAGAAGAAATTGAACCTCAATATTCTTTTCTTTCTAAACAAACTCTTTTCATCGAACGAGAGCTTTTTTTAAGCATTGGCGGTTTTGATGAATCGTTTCGTTCCCGCGTCTATACCGAGTTATATTTGCGCCTCAATCCTATTTGCTCGTTATTAGGAATTCCAGAGGTTACGTATCACCTAACAGCCCATGAAGGACCTCGCGTTTCGCGGAACCCGGCATTTCGGCAAACCAGTTTTGAACAACTGATTGCTAAACATCAAAATATCTTTGAATCTCATCCTAAAGGATTTGCTAATTTTCTCTATTCTCACGCTCAAATCTCCTCTGAACAGGGGCAATTATTCGCTGCTGCCAAGCATCTAATCTGGGCAATGAGTGTTGAACCTCGTCACATTTTAGGAACCCTAACTTGGCCCTATCGAGAAAAGCTAAAAGCGCAACAACTCATCTCTCATTCTTGA
- a CDS encoding ABC transporter ATP-binding protein codes for MITVNKSEQQPVFETNDSDIVVSVKDVSKKFCRDLKRSLFYGLQDIVTEISGGDRQSDRLRKREFWALRDVNFQLRRGEALGLVGSNGAGKSTLLRIISGLIHPDTGIIQVKGRVAPLIALGAGFNPILTGRENIYANMSILGLPTSEIKRRFDDVVEFAEIADALDAPVQTYSSGMAARLGFACAIHIDPDVLLIDEVLAVGDIRFKMKCHHRLAKLREQGTAFVLVSHNPHSLLNVCNTSIYLKKGQLITSGETEAVMRQYEEDLCMSGTEAAIGPLFLPEKPKSESLGLDIRAIYFKDAAGNILDTPYTGEHTYWCVECDVHDYIEDANLGISATALSGENNRVFYLTSTSDQVPLNLAPGKVELQLEMPSLGLIPGVYTSHVYVRSGVRSYDIVKTFRFTVKSERLVSNCLYYQARNWNVVQKSR; via the coding sequence ATGATAACAGTCAATAAAAGCGAACAGCAACCTGTTTTTGAAACCAACGATTCCGATATTGTCGTTTCTGTAAAAGATGTTTCTAAGAAATTTTGCCGCGACTTAAAGCGCTCCTTATTCTACGGGTTGCAGGATATTGTAACAGAAATTTCTGGGGGAGATCGTCAGAGCGATCGCTTACGCAAAAGAGAATTTTGGGCGCTCAGAGATGTCAACTTTCAATTGCGTAGAGGCGAAGCTTTAGGGCTAGTGGGTTCCAACGGGGCGGGTAAAAGTACCCTGCTGAGAATTATTAGCGGCTTAATTCACCCCGACACCGGAATCATCCAAGTTAAAGGCAGAGTGGCTCCCTTAATTGCCCTCGGTGCTGGCTTTAATCCCATTCTCACCGGGCGGGAAAATATCTATGCCAATATGTCTATTTTAGGCTTGCCGACTAGCGAAATTAAACGTCGCTTTGATGATGTCGTCGAATTTGCTGAAATCGCCGATGCGCTCGATGCACCCGTACAAACCTACAGTTCCGGGATGGCAGCCCGTTTAGGCTTTGCCTGTGCCATTCATATCGATCCCGACGTGCTTTTAATTGACGAAGTTTTAGCCGTAGGCGACATTCGTTTTAAGATGAAATGTCACCATCGACTCGCCAAATTACGCGAGCAAGGAACCGCATTTGTCCTGGTTTCCCATAACCCCCATAGCTTGCTCAATGTTTGTAATACATCCATCTATTTGAAAAAAGGACAACTCATTACTTCCGGCGAAACCGAAGCCGTCATGCGCCAGTACGAAGAAGACTTATGCATGAGCGGTACAGAAGCCGCAATTGGGCCTTTATTTTTACCAGAAAAGCCGAAAAGCGAAAGTTTAGGTTTAGATATTCGCGCCATTTATTTCAAAGACGCCGCCGGAAATATCCTCGATACTCCCTATACGGGAGAGCATACCTATTGGTGCGTGGAATGCGACGTACATGACTATATTGAAGACGCCAACTTAGGCATTTCTGCCACCGCATTATCAGGCGAAAATAATCGCGTCTTTTATTTAACTTCAACAAGCGATCAAGTTCCTTTAAATCTAGCTCCCGGAAAAGTTGAACTTCAACTTGAAATGCCGAGCTTAGGCTTAATTCCAGGGGTTTATACCTCCCATGTTTACGTTCGTAGCGGCGTGCGTTCCTACGATATTGTCAAAACCTTCCGTTTCACCGTCAAATCCGAACGACTGGTTAGTAATTGTCTCTATTACCAAGCTCGGAATTGGAATGTTGTTCAAAAATCTCGATAG